Proteins encoded by one window of Vitis vinifera cultivar Pinot Noir 40024 chromosome 10, ASM3070453v1:
- the LOC100260074 gene encoding uncharacterized protein LOC100260074: protein MKEEEVNRCQIQDWYPKFKSVSIKTLIHELPESFVDYLLDDHGPFLLPVSITNEDALPNRIHNPEEEEDYQVLEGSGDEAEQPPSPPSFPELELKIKESIELLGGSVFPKLNWSAPKDSAWISTTGTLRCTSFSEIALLLRASDSLIHDLCHAYDSCIDKSLSRPANFYLALRKWYPSLRPEMEFRCFVRDGCLVGISQREVTGFYPGLLEKKNDLEVVIRQFFLDKVSPSFELANYTFDVYVKKDDRVKLVDFNPWGAFTLPLLFTWEELEQKCGEEEDEDVVEFRIVESHCAVRPGLKTAVPYDYLDVSPGSGWDQFLRNADQELQRQTRSPEAGG from the coding sequence ATGAAGGAAGAAGAAGTGAATCGATGTCAGATTCAGGACTGGTACCCGAAATTTAAATCTGTATCCATTAAAACCCTGATTCATGAACTTCCAGAATCCTTTGTTGACTATCTTCTTGATGACCATGGGCCATTCCTTCTTCCTGTTTCCATCACAAATGAGGATGCTCTTCCCAATAGAATCCATAAtcctgaagaggaagaagactATCAAGTATTGGAAGGCTCTGGAGATGAAGCAGAACAGCCTCCATCACCCCCTTCTTTCCCAGAACTTGAATTGAAGATtaaagaatcaattgaactcctTGGCGGTTCTGTCTTCCCTAAGTTGAATTGGAGTGCACCAAAAGACTCTGCTTGGATTAGCACAACTGGGACTCTCCGGTGCACCTCCTTCAGTGAGATTGCACTTTTGTTACGAGCATCTGATTCATTAATCCATGATTTGTGCCATGCATATGACTCATGTATTGATAAATCCTTGTCAAGACCTGCCAATTTCTACCTTGCCCTACGCAAATGGTATCCCTCCCTGCGACCAGAGATGGAATTCCGTTGTTTTGTACGGGATGGGTGTCTAGTTGGAATTTCCCAACGTGAGGTCACTGGATTTTATCCTGGTcttcttgaaaagaaaaacGATCTTGAAGTGGTAATAAGGCAATTCTTTTTAGATAAAGTGAGTCCAAGTTTTGAATTAGCAAATTACACATTTGATGTTTATGTTAAAAAGGATGATCGGGTTAAGCTTGTGGATTTCAACCCTTGGGGTGCATTCACACTGCCATTGTTGTTCACATGGGAAGAGTTGGAGCAGAAGTGTGGGGAAGAGGAAGACGAGGATGTTGTGGAATTTAGAATTGTAGAGAGCCACTGTGCAGTTCGGCCCGGGTTGAAGACTGCTGTTCCCTATGATTACTTGGATGTTAGCCCTGGCAGTGGTTGGGATCAATTTTTGAGGAATGCTGACCAGGAGTTGCAGCGGCAGACCAGATCCCCAGAAGCAGGTGGTTAA